From Balnearium lithotrophicum, a single genomic window includes:
- the tgt gene encoding tRNA guanosine(34) transglycosylase Tgt: MEFSVVREDGRARFGILKGTHGVTETPCFMPVGTLGAVKGVTWEDIKRMGYHLVLSNVYHLYLRPGLEIIKEAGGIHKFTGWNELILTDSGGFQVFSLGKLMKLTEEGVFFKSHIDGSEHFFTPEFVVKFEEEIGVDIGMVLDECTPYPATYEYAEHSMERTVRWAERSINSRTTDKTALFGIVQGGVYDDLRLRCVEKLVKLPFDGYAIGGLSVGEPKEEMYRITKLVAPQLPKDKPRYLMGVGTPLDILEAVESGVDMFDCVMPTRNARNGTLFTSYGKVNIKKAKYKNDFTPLDPECDCYTCKNFTKAYLRHLYVTGNVNSVILNTIHNLHFYEKLMEKIRDSIKEEKFSEFKVDFLRKFKGDKSQISR, from the coding sequence ATGGAGTTTTCAGTAGTAAGGGAAGATGGAAGGGCAAGGTTTGGAATACTAAAGGGGACTCATGGCGTAACGGAAACTCCCTGTTTTATGCCCGTTGGAACCTTAGGAGCAGTAAAGGGTGTCACGTGGGAAGACATAAAAAGGATGGGTTACCACTTAGTCCTCTCAAACGTTTACCACCTTTATCTAAGACCCGGTTTGGAAATAATCAAGGAAGCTGGCGGTATACATAAATTTACAGGTTGGAATGAACTAATCCTTACCGACAGTGGTGGATTCCAAGTATTCAGCTTGGGAAAGCTCATGAAGCTTACTGAAGAGGGAGTCTTCTTCAAATCCCACATCGATGGCTCCGAACACTTTTTTACTCCAGAGTTTGTCGTCAAGTTTGAGGAGGAAATTGGCGTTGATATAGGAATGGTTCTTGATGAGTGTACACCGTACCCTGCAACCTACGAGTATGCAGAACACTCCATGGAGAGAACCGTTAGATGGGCAGAGAGGAGTATTAATTCAAGAACTACCGACAAAACGGCCCTTTTCGGAATAGTTCAGGGGGGAGTGTACGACGATTTAAGGCTTAGATGTGTTGAGAAGCTCGTAAAACTTCCCTTTGATGGTTATGCCATTGGTGGACTCAGCGTAGGGGAGCCAAAGGAGGAGATGTACAGAATAACAAAGCTTGTAGCTCCACAGCTTCCCAAGGACAAACCAAGGTATCTAATGGGTGTAGGAACTCCTTTGGACATATTAGAGGCCGTTGAGAGTGGAGTTGATATGTTTGACTGTGTAATGCCAACAAGAAATGCAAGAAACGGAACTCTTTTTACATCCTACGGTAAGGTAAATATAAAGAAGGCAAAGTATAAAAATGACTTTACTCCTTTAGACCCTGAGTGTGATTGTTATACGTGTAAAAACTTTACAAAGGCTTATTTAAGACACCTTTATGTTACGGGAAATGTAAATTCGGTTATACTTAATACGATACACAACCTACACTTTTACGAAAAGCTAATGGAGAAAATCAGGGATTCAATAAAAGAAGAAAAATTTTCGGAGTTTAAAGTAGATTTCTTACGGA